The following proteins come from a genomic window of Limnohabitans sp. 103DPR2:
- the nusB gene encoding transcription antitermination factor NusB, which produces MSEQHASPGDDAQPSSTKPAGRKPGKSASKSARSRAREFALQALYQVIVGKNEAADIDVFTRDLSGFHKADSAHYDALLYGCAEQALELDKLILPLLDRSMAEISPIERAAMWIGVFEMKHCLDVPWRVSLNECIELAKEFGGTDGHKYVNAVLEGLAPQLRPHEVQADRQAGRARA; this is translated from the coding sequence ATGAGCGAGCAGCACGCATCTCCTGGCGACGACGCGCAACCGAGCAGCACCAAACCCGCTGGCCGCAAGCCTGGCAAATCGGCCAGCAAGTCGGCACGCAGTCGCGCACGTGAGTTTGCGCTACAAGCTTTGTACCAAGTCATCGTGGGCAAAAACGAAGCCGCTGACATTGATGTCTTCACGCGAGACTTGTCTGGCTTTCACAAAGCCGACTCTGCGCACTACGATGCCTTGTTGTACGGCTGCGCTGAACAAGCCCTTGAATTGGACAAGTTAATTCTGCCCTTGCTAGACCGCAGCATGGCCGAGATCTCACCCATTGAACGCGCCGCCATGTGGATTGGCGTGTTCGAGATGAAGCATTGCCTTGATGTGCCTTGGCGCGTCAGCTTGAACGAATGCATCGAGTTGGCCAAAGAGTTTGGCGGCACCGATGGCCACAAGTATGTGAACGCGGTGCTGGAGGGTCTGGCACCGCAGCTACGTCCCCACGAAGTACAAGCCGACCGACAAGCCGGCCGCGCACGCGCATGA
- the ybgC gene encoding tol-pal system-associated acyl-CoA thioesterase: MTTPFVFPIRIYWEDTDAGGIVFYANYLKFFERARTEWLRSLGIQQQVLKEESGGMFVVSETQIKYFSPARLDDLLEVTAHTAEAGRASLVLAQQAWLTLDGERKLLAEGTIRIGWVDSNTLKPGRIPAAILEALQ; the protein is encoded by the coding sequence ATGACAACACCCTTTGTTTTCCCCATTCGCATTTACTGGGAAGACACCGACGCCGGTGGCATTGTTTTCTACGCCAATTATCTCAAGTTTTTCGAACGCGCGCGCACTGAATGGTTGCGCTCATTGGGCATTCAGCAGCAAGTTTTGAAAGAAGAAAGCGGCGGCATGTTTGTGGTGAGTGAAACGCAAATCAAATACTTCTCGCCTGCTCGCTTGGATGACTTGTTAGAAGTCACAGCGCATACCGCTGAAGCCGGTCGCGCCAGTTTGGTCTTGGCCCAGCAAGCATGGCTGACCCTTGACGGCGAACGCAAACTTTTGGCCGAAGGCACCATTCGCATTGGATGGGTCGACAGCAACACTTTGAAACCTGGCCGCATTCCGGCCGCCATTTTGGAAGCACTTCAATGA
- the tolQ gene encoding protein TolQ, giving the protein MNQDMSIIQLVLHASFVVQLVMLILMAISIASWAAIVRKLTAIKRIQTLNEEFEQQFWSGTSLNDLFAAAIQNSKLAGPMERIFASGMREYQKLRERRISDAGTLLDGARRAMRASFQREMDVAESQLAFLASVGSVSPYVGLFGTVWGIMHAFTGLASMQQVTLATVAPGIAEALVATAIGLFSAIPAVVAYNRFARDIDRVAIKLETFIEEFSNILQRSLGGSTGASGSIPTGAGPSASGH; this is encoded by the coding sequence ATGAACCAAGACATGTCCATCATCCAACTCGTGTTGCATGCCAGTTTTGTGGTGCAGTTGGTCATGCTCATTCTCATGGCCATCTCCATTGCCAGTTGGGCCGCCATTGTGCGCAAGCTCACAGCCATCAAGCGCATCCAAACTTTGAACGAAGAATTCGAGCAACAGTTTTGGTCGGGCACCAGCCTGAATGATTTGTTTGCAGCGGCCATTCAGAATTCCAAACTGGCCGGTCCGATGGAGCGCATTTTTGCCAGTGGCATGCGTGAGTATCAAAAGCTTCGCGAGCGCCGCATTTCAGATGCTGGCACTTTGCTCGACGGTGCACGCCGCGCCATGCGTGCCAGCTTCCAACGAGAGATGGACGTTGCAGAATCTCAATTGGCTTTCTTGGCTTCCGTAGGCTCTGTTTCCCCCTATGTCGGTTTGTTTGGAACGGTGTGGGGCATCATGCATGCCTTCACAGGTTTGGCCAGCATGCAGCAAGTAACTTTGGCCACTGTGGCGCCCGGCATTGCCGAAGCTTTGGTGGCGACGGCCATCGGCTTGTTCTCTGCCATCCCTGCCGTGGTGGCCTACAACCGATTTGCGCGCGACATTGACCGCGTGGCCATCAAACTCGAAACCTTCATTGAAGAGTTCTCCAACATTCTGCAAAGAAGTTTGGGCGGCTCTACCGGCGCCTCTGGCAGCATTCCAACGGGTGCAGGTCCTTCGGCCTCTGGTCACTGA
- the tolR gene encoding protein TolR: MPAVSSRGRGRRTINEINMVPFIDVMLVLLIIFMVTAPMITPSMVDLPSVGKAAKQPDQVIQIVVQKDDSLEMVNDSKTQKINMDNLANTVRMAQTGQANSAVVISADRNVKYETVVKVMDTLQRAGIQRVGLSVQLAP; encoded by the coding sequence ATGCCTGCTGTTTCTTCACGTGGCCGAGGTCGGCGCACCATCAATGAAATCAACATGGTGCCTTTCATCGATGTGATGTTGGTGCTGCTGATTATTTTCATGGTCACCGCGCCCATGATCACACCCAGCATGGTGGATTTACCCAGTGTTGGCAAAGCGGCCAAGCAGCCCGATCAAGTGATTCAAATTGTGGTTCAAAAGGACGACAGCTTGGAGATGGTGAACGACAGCAAAACGCAAAAGATCAACATGGACAATTTGGCCAATACGGTTCGAATGGCACAAACAGGTCAGGCCAACTCGGCCGTGGTCATCAGCGCCGATCGCAACGTGAAGTACGAAACGGTGGTCAAGGTGATGGACACTTTGCAGCGCGCAGGTATTCAGCGTGTTGGCCTGTCGGTGCAATTAGCGCCTTAA
- the tolA gene encoding cell envelope integrity protein TolA, producing the protein MNATAYNEFAPPPVGGFGRSLSFALFMHLLLLAALTWGIQWKTEPNTLSASAELWSAVPAEAAPAAIEPEPTPPEPVKPPEPVQKAEPKPEPKPVPAPPKVNAAAEREAADIALKKEKEKKKLEEKKAADLEKKKKLEKEKLDKEKEKAKEKEKEKAKELEKKKKEEALKKEEAAAKAKEDAKKAAAEEKRAAALRSENLKRMQGMAGASGDENAKGTALKSSGPSASYAGRIRARIKPNITFTDDVAGNPKAEVEVKTSPDGTILSRKLLSSSGNKAWDEAVLKAIDKTAVLPRDEDGRVPPVLEISFRPKD; encoded by the coding sequence ATGAACGCCACTGCATACAACGAATTTGCGCCACCACCCGTGGGTGGCTTTGGACGTTCGTTGTCGTTTGCCTTGTTCATGCACTTGCTGCTGTTGGCTGCTTTGACATGGGGCATTCAATGGAAGACCGAACCCAACACCTTGTCGGCTTCGGCTGAATTGTGGTCGGCGGTGCCGGCTGAAGCGGCCCCTGCAGCCATTGAGCCTGAACCTACACCACCTGAACCCGTCAAGCCGCCTGAGCCTGTTCAAAAGGCAGAACCAAAACCTGAACCCAAACCGGTCCCTGCGCCGCCCAAAGTGAATGCTGCCGCTGAGCGTGAAGCGGCCGACATTGCCTTGAAAAAAGAAAAAGAAAAGAAGAAACTCGAAGAGAAAAAAGCGGCCGACTTAGAGAAGAAAAAGAAGCTTGAGAAAGAGAAGCTCGATAAGGAAAAAGAGAAGGCCAAAGAGAAAGAAAAGGAAAAGGCCAAGGAGCTTGAGAAAAAGAAAAAAGAAGAAGCTTTGAAGAAGGAAGAGGCTGCTGCAAAGGCGAAAGAAGACGCGAAGAAGGCAGCTGCTGAAGAAAAACGTGCCGCCGCACTTCGCAGCGAAAACTTGAAACGCATGCAAGGCATGGCAGGCGCGTCAGGCGATGAAAACGCCAAGGGCACAGCCTTGAAATCTTCGGGCCCCTCTGCCAGTTATGCAGGCCGCATTCGTGCACGCATCAAACCAAACATCACCTTCACGGACGATGTGGCGGGCAATCCCAAAGCGGAAGTAGAGGTCAAAACCTCACCAGATGGCACCATTTTGAGCAGAAAGTTGTTGTCCAGCAGCGGCAACAAAGCTTGGGATGAAGCTGTGCTCAAAGCCATCGACAAAACCGCCGTCCTCCCCCGCGACGAAGACGGCCGGGTCCCCCCTGTCTTAGAAATCAGCTTCCGCCCCAAAGATTAA
- the dnaE gene encoding DNA polymerase III subunit alpha, with the protein MFVHLRLHSEFSIVDSTCRIDDVVQAAADDHQPALALTDLSNLFGAIKFYKAARGKGVQPILGAEIFLEGLGADPLALSRVMVLVQSSQGYLNLSELLARAWTQNMVKTNAVVKLAWLQELSEGLILLSGAQAGPVGQALVQGDTSRAAEIALQLASIFTHRFYLEIQRAGRPEDNAHVVAAVKLAARLSLPVVATHPVQFLAQDDYESHEARVCISEGEILGNQRRVRKFTRDQYFKSSAEMQALFADVPSALANSVEIAKRCNLSLVLGKPQLPNYPTPITDGKPMPIEDYFRLLSVEGLEERLVHLYPDPAKREAERPRYAERLEFEINTILNMGFPGYFLIVGDFINWAKKNGCPVGPGRGSGAGSLVAYSLKITDLDPLQYNLLFERFLNPERVSMPDFDIDFCQTNRDRVIDYVKDKYGRDAVSQIATFGTMAARAAIRDVGRVLDMSYTFCDGISKLIPNKPGQHITIDGAIKAEPILAERLEKEDEVKTLLALAQKLEGMTRNVGMHAGGVLIAPGKLTDFCPLYQQPGSTSAVSQYDKDDVEAIGLVKFDFLGLATLTILELAREMIVKRHKGQENFAFENIPLDDTATYKLFADGRTESVFQFESRGMQGMLKDARPSRLEDLIALNALYRPGPMDLIPSFVARKHGREVVEYPHPLVEKVLSETYGIMVYQEQVMQTAQVLGGYSLGGADLLRRAMGKKKAEEMAEHRAIFRKGAEANGLSEAKADEVFDLMEKFAGYGFNKSHAAAYSLLAYHTGWLKVHFTAEFFCANMTIEMDDTDKLKVLFEDALKFGMNFDPPDVNRGTHRFEPVSDKVIRYGLGAIKGTGQQAIEAIVKAREEGGPFTSLFDFCVRVDRSRLNKRTVEALVKAGAFDSLQRNRAALAASIDRAFEFSNATVANANQGGLFDMMGDDAHGSSTQEPDLVDVLPWGVKEQLTNEKTAVGFYLSGHLFDAVEREVRLFAKRKIDDLIYSREPQLLAGIVSDLRIINGQRGKLAIFKLDDKSAVMEATADEAMINANRHLLKDDELVIVMAKMQPDRFSGGYRLSIQQVWDLPSARCRFGKFLRVAVNGRAPEVAKLVKAFPPQREMTEQGELLRGLPVRLKLERKVDNVAASAELLLGEQAKFFPSDAALSSWIAQADQGKAEIVYEI; encoded by the coding sequence ATGTTTGTTCATTTGCGCCTTCATTCCGAGTTTTCCATTGTCGATTCCACCTGCCGCATTGACGATGTGGTGCAGGCTGCGGCAGACGACCATCAACCCGCTTTGGCCCTCACCGACCTGAGCAATTTGTTTGGTGCCATCAAGTTTTACAAGGCCGCGCGTGGCAAAGGCGTTCAGCCGATTTTGGGCGCCGAAATCTTCTTGGAAGGTTTGGGTGCAGATCCTTTGGCTTTGTCGCGCGTCATGGTGCTGGTGCAAAGTTCGCAAGGTTATTTGAACCTGTCCGAGTTGCTGGCGCGGGCGTGGACGCAGAACATGGTCAAAACCAATGCCGTGGTTAAACTGGCTTGGCTTCAAGAACTTTCTGAAGGTTTGATTCTGTTGTCGGGTGCGCAAGCTGGCCCGGTCGGTCAAGCCTTGGTGCAAGGCGATACATCACGCGCTGCTGAAATTGCGTTGCAGTTGGCCTCTATTTTTACGCACCGTTTTTATTTGGAAATTCAGAGAGCGGGACGACCAGAAGACAATGCCCACGTGGTGGCGGCCGTTAAGTTGGCGGCACGTTTGAGTTTGCCTGTGGTCGCCACCCATCCCGTTCAGTTTTTGGCGCAAGACGATTACGAATCGCACGAAGCACGGGTGTGCATTTCTGAAGGCGAAATTTTGGGCAACCAGCGCCGCGTGCGCAAGTTCACGCGCGATCAATATTTCAAGTCGTCTGCTGAAATGCAAGCCTTGTTTGCCGATGTACCCAGTGCCTTGGCCAATTCGGTTGAAATTGCCAAGCGCTGCAATTTGTCTTTGGTCTTGGGCAAGCCCCAGTTGCCCAATTACCCCACGCCCATCACCGATGGCAAGCCCATGCCCATCGAGGACTATTTCCGTTTGTTGTCGGTGGAAGGCTTGGAAGAGCGCTTGGTGCATCTGTACCCAGATCCTGCCAAACGAGAAGCAGAGCGTCCTCGCTACGCAGAGCGTTTGGAGTTTGAGATCAACACCATTTTGAACATGGGCTTCCCTGGTTACTTCCTGATTGTGGGTGACTTCATCAACTGGGCTAAGAAAAACGGCTGCCCAGTGGGACCCGGTCGTGGTTCAGGTGCAGGTTCTTTGGTCGCTTATTCTTTGAAGATTACCGACCTTGACCCGCTGCAATACAACTTGCTGTTCGAGCGTTTCTTGAACCCAGAGCGGGTGTCCATGCCCGACTTCGACATTGACTTTTGCCAAACCAATCGCGATCGCGTGATTGACTATGTGAAAGACAAATATGGCCGTGATGCCGTCAGTCAAATTGCCACCTTCGGCACCATGGCGGCGCGTGCCGCCATTCGGGACGTGGGTCGTGTGCTCGACATGAGTTACACCTTCTGCGACGGCATCAGCAAACTCATTCCCAACAAGCCAGGGCAGCACATCACCATCGATGGCGCCATCAAGGCCGAACCCATTTTGGCTGAACGCTTAGAAAAAGAAGACGAAGTCAAAACGCTGCTGGCGTTGGCACAAAAATTAGAAGGTATGACCCGCAACGTGGGCATGCACGCGGGTGGTGTTTTGATTGCGCCAGGCAAGCTCACCGATTTTTGTCCTCTTTATCAGCAACCCGGCAGCACGTCTGCTGTGAGTCAGTACGACAAAGACGACGTGGAAGCCATCGGCTTGGTGAAGTTCGACTTCTTGGGCTTGGCAACATTGACCATTTTGGAGTTGGCGCGCGAGATGATCGTCAAGCGCCACAAAGGCCAAGAAAACTTTGCCTTTGAAAACATTCCACTCGACGACACAGCCACCTACAAATTGTTTGCGGACGGTCGCACCGAATCCGTGTTCCAGTTTGAAAGCCGCGGCATGCAGGGCATGCTGAAAGATGCGCGGCCCTCACGCTTGGAAGATTTGATTGCGCTCAACGCCTTGTACCGTCCCGGTCCCATGGATTTGATTCCCAGTTTTGTGGCGCGTAAACACGGCCGTGAAGTGGTGGAGTATCCGCACCCCTTGGTTGAGAAAGTGCTGTCTGAAACCTACGGCATCATGGTGTACCAAGAGCAGGTGATGCAAACCGCGCAGGTCTTGGGTGGTTACAGCTTGGGCGGTGCCGACTTGTTACGCCGCGCCATGGGTAAGAAAAAAGCCGAAGAGATGGCCGAACACCGTGCCATCTTCCGCAAAGGCGCAGAAGCCAATGGTTTGTCGGAAGCCAAAGCCGACGAAGTCTTTGACTTGATGGAAAAGTTTGCGGGTTATGGTTTCAACAAATCACACGCCGCGGCGTATTCATTGTTGGCGTATCACACCGGTTGGTTGAAGGTCCATTTCACGGCGGAATTTTTCTGCGCCAACATGACCATCGAAATGGACGATACCGACAAGCTCAAAGTCTTGTTTGAAGATGCTTTGAAGTTTGGCATGAACTTCGATCCGCCCGATGTCAACCGCGGCACGCACCGTTTCGAGCCCGTGTCCGACAAAGTGATTCGCTATGGCTTGGGCGCCATCAAGGGCACCGGCCAGCAAGCCATTGAGGCCATTGTGAAAGCGCGCGAGGAGGGCGGCCCTTTCACCAGCTTGTTTGACTTCTGTGTGCGCGTTGACCGCAGCCGTTTGAACAAGCGCACCGTGGAAGCTTTGGTCAAGGCGGGTGCTTTTGATTCTTTGCAACGCAATCGTGCTGCACTGGCAGCGTCCATTGACCGTGCTTTCGAGTTCTCCAATGCCACTGTCGCCAATGCCAACCAAGGCGGCTTGTTTGACATGATGGGCGACGATGCGCATGGCTCCAGCACGCAAGAACCCGATTTGGTCGATGTATTGCCTTGGGGTGTCAAAGAGCAACTGACGAACGAAAAAACTGCCGTTGGCTTTTACTTGTCAGGCCATTTGTTTGATGCGGTTGAGCGTGAAGTGCGTTTGTTTGCGAAGCGCAAAATTGACGACCTGATTTACAGCCGCGAGCCGCAATTGTTGGCGGGCATTGTCAGTGACTTGCGCATCATCAATGGCCAACGCGGTAAACTGGCCATCTTTAAGTTGGACGACAAAAGCGCGGTGATGGAGGCAACAGCCGATGAAGCGATGATCAACGCCAATCGCCATTTGCTGAAAGACGACGAGTTGGTCATTGTGATGGCCAAGATGCAACCCGACCGTTTCTCGGGTGGTTACCGTTTGTCGATTCAGCAAGTGTGGGATTTGCCATCAGCCCGATGCCGCTTTGGCAAGTTTTTACGTGTAGCCGTCAATGGCCGCGCGCCTGAGGTGGCCAAGTTGGTGAAAGCCTTCCCGCCGCAACGGGAGATGACAGAGCAGGGCGAGTTGTTACGCGGTCTACCGGTGCGTTTGAAACTAGAGCGCAAAGTCGACAACGTGGCCGCCAGTGCTGAGTTGCTCTTGGGCGAGCAAGCCAAGTTTTTCCCAAGCGATGCAGCCCTTTCCAGCTGGATTGCCCAAGCCGATCAAGGCAAAGCAGAGATCGTCTACGAAATTTAA
- a CDS encoding sulfurtransferase: MNNILNISCYKFVPLLDAKELRPVLLERCLARALKGTILLAEEGINMFLAGPAEAVRGFVSELHTDPRFSDITPKESWSETVPFKKMLVKVKGEIIRMNHPTIRPAEGRAPAVTPATAKRWLDQGYDDNGRPVVILDTRNDYEVDEGTFKGAIDWRLTKFTEFPDALRAHKEELQDKTIISFCTGGIRCEKAAIFMQQNGLPHTYQLEGGILKYFEETDGSHYDGGCFVFDERRAVDVALKTVQPTEKHPK, translated from the coding sequence GTGAACAATATTCTGAACATTTCCTGCTACAAGTTCGTCCCCCTGCTGGATGCCAAAGAACTACGCCCCGTGCTGCTAGAGCGCTGCTTGGCTCGCGCCCTGAAAGGCACGATTTTGCTGGCCGAAGAAGGCATCAACATGTTCTTGGCAGGTCCTGCCGAGGCTGTGAGAGGTTTTGTCTCGGAACTGCACACAGATCCTAGGTTTTCAGACATCACCCCCAAGGAAAGCTGGTCGGAAACCGTTCCATTTAAAAAGATGCTGGTGAAGGTCAAAGGCGAGATCATTCGCATGAACCACCCCACCATACGCCCCGCCGAAGGCCGCGCCCCTGCGGTCACCCCGGCCACGGCCAAACGCTGGCTAGACCAGGGTTATGACGACAACGGTCGCCCGGTGGTCATTTTGGACACCCGCAATGATTACGAAGTGGACGAAGGCACTTTCAAAGGCGCCATTGACTGGCGCCTGACCAAGTTCACAGAATTCCCAGATGCCCTTCGGGCGCACAAAGAAGAACTGCAAGACAAAACCATCATCAGCTTTTGCACCGGCGGCATTCGCTGTGAAAAAGCGGCCATCTTCATGCAGCAAAACGGTCTGCCCCACACCTACCAATTAGAGGGTGGTATTTTGAAATACTTTGAAGAGACCGACGGCTCGCACTACGACGGCGGCTGCTTTGTGTTTGATGAAAGACGCGCGGTGGACGTCGCTTTAAAAACAGTCCAGCCCACTGAAAAGCACCCCAAATAA
- a CDS encoding flavodoxin family protein: MAKTVVIYHSGYGHTQRVAQFVAQGANAALIAIDADGNITDADWETLDAADAIIFGSPTYMGMASWQFKKFADATSKRWFTTAWKDKVAGGFTISASPSGDKLSTIQYFITLAMQQAMVWVGQPSMNDGTINRIGSNSGVMAQVGPTSPAEDIPQGDLDTAKAYGARVAAVAAKLRG, translated from the coding sequence ATGGCTAAAACAGTCGTTATTTACCACTCAGGTTACGGTCACACACAGCGCGTTGCGCAATTCGTGGCACAAGGCGCCAATGCCGCATTGATCGCCATCGATGCCGACGGCAACATCACCGATGCCGATTGGGAAACTTTGGACGCAGCTGACGCGATCATCTTTGGCTCACCCACCTACATGGGCATGGCCTCTTGGCAGTTCAAGAAATTTGCAGATGCAACGTCTAAGCGTTGGTTCACCACAGCCTGGAAAGACAAAGTGGCCGGTGGTTTCACCATCTCTGCCAGCCCCAGCGGTGACAAGCTGTCAACCATTCAGTACTTCATCACCTTGGCCATGCAACAAGCCATGGTGTGGGTGGGTCAGCCCTCAATGAACGATGGCACGATCAACCGCATTGGTTCTAACTCGGGTGTGATGGCGCAAGTGGGTCCTACCAGTCCCGCAGAAGACATTCCACAAGGCGACTTGGACACAGCCAAGGCTTATGGCGCGCGTGTGGCGGCTGTGGCCGCCAAGTTGCGTGGGTAA
- a CDS encoding pirin family protein, which produces MIQIRRSAERGYADHGWLKSFHSFSFAGYYDPNFMGWGNLRVINEDRIAPGTGFGTHGHKDMEIISYVLSGNLAHKDSMGNVKGIPPGDVQRMSAGRGVMHSEFNHAEGETTHFFQIWIEPNVMGIQPSYEQKTVPPISKRGALKVVASPQGEGDAVKISADASLYAGLLDGDEKASLALDPARKAYVHLIRGELQVNGQALKGGDAALIQAETNLELTYGKDAEVLVFDLAS; this is translated from the coding sequence ATGATCCAAATCCGCCGTTCCGCTGAGCGTGGTTATGCCGACCATGGTTGGCTTAAGTCATTCCACAGCTTTTCATTTGCAGGCTACTACGACCCCAACTTCATGGGCTGGGGCAATTTGCGTGTGATCAACGAAGACCGCATTGCGCCTGGCACTGGCTTTGGCACCCACGGCCACAAAGACATGGAAATCATCAGCTATGTGTTGTCGGGCAACTTGGCGCACAAAGACAGCATGGGCAATGTCAAGGGCATTCCACCCGGCGATGTGCAGCGCATGAGTGCAGGCAGGGGCGTGATGCACAGCGAGTTCAATCACGCTGAAGGTGAAACGACGCACTTCTTTCAAATTTGGATTGAGCCCAACGTGATGGGTATCCAGCCAAGCTACGAGCAGAAAACTGTGCCACCCATTAGCAAACGCGGTGCCTTGAAAGTCGTGGCCTCGCCCCAAGGTGAGGGTGATGCGGTGAAGATTTCTGCAGACGCAAGTTTGTACGCGGGTTTGCTAGATGGGGACGAGAAGGCCTCGCTGGCTTTGGATCCCGCACGCAAAGCCTATGTTCACCTCATTCGCGGCGAACTGCAAGTGAATGGACAGGCATTGAAGGGCGGCGACGCAGCCCTCATCCAAGCCGAAACGAATCTTGAACTGACCTATGGCAAAGATGCCGAGGTCTTGGTTTTTGACTTGGCTTCTTAA
- a CDS encoding LysR family transcriptional regulator — protein MSANARDLLTPDALSMLLAIEETGSFAAAARQKGLVPSALTYRVRQIEDALDVLLFDRSSRQAKPTEAGKALLREAQRLLQDVDAIANRVRRVATGWESVFTVAVDSIIARSVVMELSETFLALKPPTQLRIRYETLSGTLAALKSGQADLAIGVLITPASHAELMHESLGEVRFVYAVAPHHPLATAPEPLSDAVLQEHRAVAVADSVQRGEGVTIGLLGGQDVLTVPDMPSKLEAQLRGLGGGFLPESMAQPYLDSGRLVAKKVSRLQRINQVEFAWRNPHGKPLGHALSWWLSQLQQSRTKQALLQPHYRV, from the coding sequence ATGAGCGCCAACGCACGCGACCTCCTTACCCCCGACGCCCTCAGCATGCTGCTGGCCATCGAGGAAACTGGCAGCTTTGCAGCGGCAGCCAGGCAGAAAGGCTTGGTTCCCAGTGCCCTCACTTACCGAGTTCGGCAAATCGAGGATGCGCTGGACGTCTTGTTGTTCGATCGCAGCAGCCGCCAAGCCAAGCCCACCGAGGCAGGCAAAGCCTTGTTGCGCGAAGCCCAGCGCTTGCTTCAGGACGTTGATGCCATCGCCAATCGCGTGAGACGCGTGGCCACTGGCTGGGAGTCGGTCTTCACAGTAGCCGTGGACAGCATCATTGCCAGATCGGTAGTGATGGAATTGAGCGAAACTTTTTTAGCCCTCAAGCCGCCCACTCAATTGCGCATTCGTTACGAAACTTTGTCGGGTACCTTGGCTGCGCTCAAATCAGGCCAAGCCGATCTGGCCATTGGCGTTTTAATCACGCCTGCCAGCCATGCAGAATTGATGCACGAAAGCTTAGGTGAAGTGCGATTTGTCTACGCCGTTGCGCCCCACCATCCTTTGGCCACCGCCCCCGAACCCCTGTCAGACGCTGTCCTGCAAGAACATCGTGCAGTGGCCGTCGCTGACTCTGTGCAACGCGGCGAAGGCGTCACCATTGGCCTTTTGGGCGGCCAAGATGTTTTGACAGTGCCAGACATGCCCAGCAAATTGGAAGCCCAATTGCGCGGATTGGGCGGTGGTTTCTTGCCCGAAAGCATGGCCCAGCCTTATTTGGACAGCGGTCGCTTGGTTGCCAAAAAAGTCAGCCGACTGCAACGCATCAACCAAGTTGAATTTGCATGGCGCAATCCTCACGGCAAGCCGCTGGGCCATGCGCTCAGTTGGTGGCTGTCGCAGTTACAACAAAGCCGCACCAAACAGGCATTGCTCCAACCCCACTATCGCGTGTAG